In one window of Acidobacteriota bacterium DNA:
- a CDS encoding PAS domain S-box protein: MDRAMRDSGIRILGRVPWGTHFCQFYKTRKDLLDVLVPYFQAGLASNEYCMWICSEPLGIADARKALRRAVPGLDRKIRAGKIEILSHDEWYLRNGRFSSRRVLRGWVEKLNAALDRGFAGLRLSGSAFWLEKGQWDAFTAYEEAINAMISKYPMLALCTYSLERCDAREIIDVLDNHEQALVRRGGKWILVASSVARKARIDLKASQDRFREVFDKSPIGIELFDAGGRLREANRACLEMFGVADPDEVRGFRLFEDPNLTPDIAGKIRKGFPVRREFRYDFTKISRAGLFRTRRSGPASLDVQITPLRSAGRTVEGYLVQIMDISERKAAETALRASYEMMEKRISERTSELVRTVRQLRREIAERHEREQDLRQQSALLNLARDAIIVRDPDYRITFWNDGAQKIYGWTDREATGRVAHVLLGTQFPERLKAVQDSLMKAGHWEGEMVRTRKDGQRIVVESRWAVLPGKSKRRPEAILEISRDVTQRRHVEGALRSASAYTRGLIEASLDPLVTINSEGKITDVNRATEAATGLPRALLIGTDFSTCFTEPERARAGYRQVFDKGEVRDYPLAIRHVSGAVTKVLYNAAVYRDADGKVDGVFAAARDVTALRNAEQARQRLATAVEQLADGIAITDLDGRVLSTNPAFGDHHALRPGEIVGRSLQEILRIDGRGLETAGTMDRTIRAGKVWNWHVARRVPGKQVREYELSVSPIRDDEGRLIHCIAVSRDVTQEIQLQERIRQWQKMEALGTLAGGIAHDFNNILLPILINTELTLSEEPPDAPATRRLGQVLEAAKRGKDMVRQIIAFSQQKEQDRRPVEIAPIVREALKLLRISMPKTIEIAERIEAGSAVIVADPTQIQQVLMNLGNNAAYAMRETGGVLDVSVSEVSLDKGMAERFLDIKPGSYVRLSVRDTGQGIPPEVMDRIFEPFFTTKKKGEGTGMGLAVVHGVVKGHGGAISVSSEVGKGTTFTVYLPRVAGEAARTEESPEPFAKGTERILFVDDEDIQVRAMTKLLEHLGYRVVGLTDAVEALELVRKDPGAFDLVIMDQTMPRLSGGEMAGEILRLRPGLPLILCTGYSETLDEEQALAMGIRAFVMKPFSVKEIALSIRRALAPAA, encoded by the coding sequence ATGGACAGGGCGATGAGAGATTCCGGCATAAGGATCCTGGGCCGGGTCCCTTGGGGGACCCATTTCTGCCAGTTCTATAAGACCCGCAAGGATCTCCTGGACGTCCTCGTGCCCTATTTCCAGGCGGGCCTGGCCTCGAACGAATATTGCATGTGGATCTGCTCGGAGCCGCTGGGGATCGCCGACGCCAGGAAGGCCCTGCGCCGGGCCGTGCCGGGGCTGGACCGGAAGATCCGGGCCGGCAAGATCGAGATCCTGTCCCACGACGAATGGTATCTCCGGAACGGCCGCTTCAGCTCCCGCCGGGTTCTCAGGGGCTGGGTCGAAAAGCTGAACGCCGCCCTGGACCGCGGCTTCGCCGGGCTGCGGCTGTCCGGGAGCGCCTTCTGGCTGGAGAAAGGGCAATGGGACGCCTTCACGGCCTACGAAGAGGCGATCAACGCCATGATCTCCAAATATCCGATGCTGGCCCTGTGCACGTACTCCCTGGAGCGATGTGATGCCCGGGAGATCATCGACGTCCTGGACAATCACGAGCAGGCGCTGGTCCGGCGGGGCGGAAAGTGGATCCTGGTGGCCAGCTCGGTCGCCCGGAAGGCCCGTATCGACCTCAAGGCCAGCCAGGACCGTTTCCGGGAGGTCTTCGACAAATCGCCCATCGGCATCGAGCTCTTCGACGCCGGGGGCCGCCTTCGAGAGGCCAACCGGGCCTGCCTGGAGATGTTCGGCGTCGCCGATCCGGACGAGGTCCGTGGTTTCCGGCTGTTCGAGGATCCGAACCTGACGCCCGACATCGCCGGGAAGATCCGGAAGGGGTTTCCCGTCCGGCGCGAGTTCCGGTACGATTTCACCAAGATCAGCCGGGCCGGCCTATTCCGCACCCGGCGGTCCGGCCCGGCCTCGCTCGACGTCCAGATCACGCCGCTCCGGAGCGCAGGGAGGACCGTCGAGGGCTACCTCGTCCAGATCATGGACATCAGCGAGCGGAAGGCGGCCGAGACGGCCCTGCGCGCGTCCTACGAGATGATGGAGAAGCGCATCTCCGAACGGACGTCCGAGCTGGTCCGGACGGTCCGGCAGCTCCGGCGGGAGATCGCGGAGCGCCATGAGCGCGAGCAGGACCTGCGCCAGCAGTCCGCCCTCCTCAACCTGGCCCGCGACGCGATCATCGTCCGCGACCCCGATTACCGGATCACGTTCTGGAACGACGGCGCCCAGAAGATCTACGGCTGGACCGACAGGGAAGCGACAGGGCGCGTCGCCCACGTTCTCCTGGGGACCCAATTCCCTGAAAGGCTGAAGGCCGTCCAGGACAGCCTGATGAAGGCCGGGCATTGGGAGGGCGAGATGGTCCGGACCCGGAAGGACGGGCAGCGGATCGTCGTCGAGAGCCGCTGGGCCGTGCTGCCGGGAAAATCAAAGCGCCGGCCGGAGGCCATCCTGGAGATCAGCCGCGACGTCACCCAGCGGCGGCACGTCGAGGGAGCGCTGCGGTCGGCCTCGGCCTACACCCGGGGGCTGATCGAGGCCAGCCTGGACCCGCTCGTGACGATCAACTCCGAAGGGAAGATCACGGACGTGAACCGGGCCACGGAGGCCGCGACCGGCCTGCCCCGGGCGCTGCTGATCGGCACGGATTTTTCGACCTGCTTCACGGAGCCGGAAAGGGCCCGGGCCGGCTACCGGCAGGTGTTCGACAAGGGCGAGGTCCGCGACTATCCCCTGGCCATCCGCCACGTCTCGGGCGCCGTGACGAAGGTCCTCTACAACGCGGCGGTCTACCGGGACGCCGACGGCAAGGTCGACGGCGTCTTCGCGGCGGCCCGCGACGTCACGGCGCTCCGGAACGCCGAGCAGGCCCGGCAGCGGCTGGCGACGGCGGTCGAGCAGCTCGCCGACGGGATCGCCATCACCGACCTGGACGGCCGGGTCCTGTCCACCAACCCGGCGTTCGGGGACCATCACGCGCTCCGGCCCGGCGAGATCGTAGGCCGGTCTCTGCAGGAGATCCTGCGGATCGACGGGAGGGGCCTGGAGACCGCCGGGACCATGGACCGGACGATCCGGGCGGGCAAGGTCTGGAACTGGCATGTCGCCCGGCGGGTGCCCGGCAAGCAGGTCCGCGAATACGAGCTGTCCGTCTCGCCTATCCGCGACGACGAGGGACGGCTGATCCACTGCATCGCCGTGAGCCGCGACGTCACCCAGGAGATCCAGCTCCAGGAACGGATCCGCCAATGGCAGAAGATGGAGGCCCTGGGCACCCTGGCCGGGGGGATCGCCCACGATTTCAACAACATCCTGCTGCCTATCCTGATCAACACCGAGCTCACGCTGAGCGAGGAGCCGCCCGACGCCCCGGCGACCCGGCGCCTTGGCCAGGTCCTGGAGGCGGCCAAGCGCGGCAAGGACATGGTCCGCCAGATCATCGCCTTCTCGCAGCAGAAGGAGCAGGACCGCCGGCCGGTCGAGATCGCTCCCATCGTCCGGGAGGCCCTCAAGCTGCTCAGGATCTCGATGCCCAAGACGATCGAGATCGCCGAAAGGATCGAAGCCGGATCCGCCGTGATCGTGGCCGACCCGACGCAGATCCAGCAGGTCCTGATGAACCTGGGCAACAACGCCGCCTATGCCATGCGGGAGACCGGCGGCGTCCTGGACGTGTCCGTTTCCGAGGTCTCCCTCGACAAGGGCATGGCCGAGCGTTTCCTCGACATCAAGCCGGGCTCGTATGTCCGGCTGTCCGTGCGCGATACCGGCCAGGGCATCCCGCCCGAGGTCATGGACCGGATCTTCGAGCCCTTCTTCACGACCAAGAAGAAGGGCGAAGGGACGGGCATGGGTCTGGCCGTCGTCCACGGCGTCGTCAAGGGCCACGGCGGGGCGATCTCCGTCTCGAGCGAGGTCGGCAAGGGGACGACGTTCACCGTCTACCTGCCCCGGGTGGCAGGCGAGGCCGCCAGGACGGAAGAGAGCCCGGAACCGTTCGCGAAGGGGACCGAGAGGATCCTGTTCGTGGACGACGAAGACATCCAGGTCCGGGCCATGACCAAGCTCCTGGAGCACCTCGGCTACAGGGTCGTCGGCCTGACCGACGCCGTCGAGGCCCTCGAGCTCGTCCGCAAGGACCCCGGCGCGTTCGACCTGGTCATCATGGACCAGACCATGCCCAGACTGAGCGGGGGCGAGATGGCCGGAGAGATCCTGCGCCTCCGCCCAGGCCTGCCCCTGATCCTCTGCACCGGCTACAGCGAGACCCTGGACGAAGAGCAGGCCCTGGCCATGGGCATCCGGGCCTTCGTCATGAAGCCGTTCTCGGTCAAGGAGATCGCCCTCAGCATCCGCCGGGCCCTGGCCCCGGCCGCCTGA
- a CDS encoding heparan-alpha-glucosaminide N-acetyltransferase, translated as MNSDGPVTRTAPVTGAANAPGGRPPRIWEIDFLRGLAIILMVGYHLLFDLAEFRGVRRFLGFSTDLSTAAWTAAQLFFAGLFVVLSGTSSTLSRNNLRRGLRLLAVSFLVTAATYVFDRESAVWFGILQCLAVSMLLYGAAFAKARAAVCAAWGAPVIALAAALPAVKRTLAVRTDWLMPLGLTSPSFSSFDYFPLIPWLGIFLIGAALGKWAYASRRSLLPWRLPVTFVNVAGRHSLLIYLVHQPVIMGVLYLLSKAG; from the coding sequence ATGAACAGCGACGGGCCGGTGACCAGGACCGCCCCCGTGACCGGGGCCGCGAACGCGCCGGGCGGGCGTCCGCCGCGCATCTGGGAGATCGACTTCCTGCGCGGGCTGGCGATCATCCTGATGGTCGGCTATCATCTGCTCTTCGATCTGGCCGAGTTCCGCGGCGTCCGGAGGTTCCTCGGCTTCTCGACCGACCTGTCGACGGCCGCCTGGACGGCCGCGCAGCTGTTCTTCGCCGGCCTTTTCGTCGTCCTTTCGGGGACAAGCAGCACCCTGAGCCGGAACAACCTCCGCCGGGGTCTCCGTCTCCTCGCGGTCTCGTTCCTTGTGACAGCGGCCACCTACGTGTTCGACCGGGAGTCGGCCGTCTGGTTCGGCATCCTCCAGTGCCTGGCCGTTTCCATGCTCCTCTACGGCGCGGCGTTCGCGAAGGCGCGCGCGGCCGTCTGCGCGGCCTGGGGCGCGCCGGTCATCGCCCTGGCCGCGGCCCTGCCGGCCGTGAAAAGGACTCTGGCCGTCCGGACCGATTGGCTGATGCCGCTCGGCCTCACCAGCCCGTCGTTCTCGTCGTTCGACTACTTCCCCCTGATCCCCTGGCTCGGCATCTTCCTGATCGGGGCGGCCCTGGGCAAGTGGGCCTATGCCTCGAGGCGGAGCCTGCTGCCCTGGCGCCTGCCCGTGACCTTCGTCAACGTCGCCGGCCGCCACTCCCTCCTGATCTACCTGGTCCACCAGCCGGTGATCATGGGCGTGCTCTACCTCCTGTCCAAGGCGGGGTGA
- a CDS encoding DUF72 domain-containing protein translates to MSGPRERGPVIHLGTSGWSYPGWKGPFYPPDLPSRQWLEFYASRFATVEINMTFYRLPKTGILAGWRDRTPPGFLFTLKANRRITHLKRLRDVQGDVRDFYALGDSLGEKLGAVLFQLPPSLARDLGLLARFLEALPSGRRNVIEFRDASWYDEATYDLMRKHRAAFCTVPSGRVPDTTVETTDLAYFRFHGPTGRYDSSYPDEDLAAWAAVIGRVRAAECFVYFNNDYRGFAVENGLRLGGMLGLRRPGAPPV, encoded by the coding sequence GTGTCAGGTCCGCGAGAACGGGGCCCGGTCATCCATCTGGGCACGTCCGGCTGGAGCTATCCGGGCTGGAAAGGGCCGTTCTACCCGCCCGACCTGCCGTCCCGGCAATGGCTCGAGTTCTACGCCTCGCGCTTCGCCACGGTCGAGATCAACATGACGTTCTATCGCCTCCCCAAGACGGGGATTCTGGCCGGCTGGCGCGACCGGACCCCGCCCGGGTTCCTCTTCACCCTCAAGGCCAACCGCCGGATCACCCATCTCAAGCGGCTCCGCGACGTCCAGGGAGACGTCCGCGATTTCTACGCCCTGGGCGATTCCCTCGGCGAGAAGCTCGGCGCCGTGCTCTTCCAGCTGCCGCCGTCGCTCGCGCGGGACCTCGGCCTCCTGGCCCGGTTCCTGGAGGCTCTCCCGTCCGGGCGCCGGAACGTGATCGAGTTCCGCGACGCGAGCTGGTACGACGAAGCGACGTACGATCTGATGAGGAAGCACCGGGCGGCGTTCTGCACGGTGCCCTCGGGCCGGGTCCCCGACACTACCGTCGAAACGACGGACCTCGCCTATTTCCGCTTCCACGGGCCGACGGGCCGGTACGATTCAAGCTACCCGGACGAGGACCTGGCCGCCTGGGCGGCCGTCATCGGCCGGGTCCGGGCGGCCGAGTGCTTCGTCTACTTCAACAACGACTATAGGGGCTTCGCCGTCGAGAACGGGCTCCGGCTCGGCGGGATGCTCGGCCTCCGCCGGCCCGGGGCGCCGCCCGTCTGA
- a CDS encoding thioredoxin domain-containing protein, whose protein sequence is MTLSEASRVTAAGILAASGLLVSVLSALERRVPWVQRLCGVFGEGCRRTALFTLLGLPVPFWGVLYYAGLGVILAFARPLGFWVVMAGLGFECTFVLTMAVIRAPCALCLLDAAIVALLAIVAFDPPRAWPGLALAAAAFAGSFAALSRENRVHFRKPPEDEVLDGIEVETEQGLNPVLGPVDAPVRVIEFSDYLCPHCRRVQPAARRIRREFRGLVRWVYMDFPLDIHPGARELARAPRCARDQGRFWEFHERVFAADGRLGPAELEALARSIGLDVDRFRACQAAKGHAREIERDIAEGVAAGISGTPTFLVNGQDFVAPSYIQLKRAVEQALKDRPAS, encoded by the coding sequence ATGACCCTGTCGGAGGCGTCTCGCGTGACCGCGGCCGGGATCCTGGCCGCGTCGGGCCTCCTCGTCTCGGTCCTCTCGGCCCTCGAGCGCCGGGTCCCCTGGGTCCAGCGGCTCTGCGGCGTCTTCGGCGAGGGCTGCCGCCGAACGGCCCTGTTCACGCTCCTCGGCTTGCCCGTGCCCTTCTGGGGCGTCCTTTATTACGCCGGCCTGGGGGTCATCCTGGCGTTCGCGCGCCCGCTCGGATTCTGGGTCGTAATGGCCGGGCTCGGCTTCGAGTGCACGTTCGTGCTGACCATGGCCGTCATCCGGGCCCCGTGCGCCCTTTGCCTGCTGGACGCGGCCATCGTCGCCCTGCTCGCGATCGTCGCGTTCGACCCGCCCCGGGCCTGGCCGGGGCTGGCCCTGGCCGCCGCGGCCTTCGCCGGGTCCTTCGCGGCCCTGTCCCGCGAGAACCGGGTCCATTTCAGGAAGCCGCCGGAGGACGAGGTGCTGGACGGGATCGAGGTGGAGACCGAGCAGGGGCTCAACCCGGTCCTCGGACCGGTCGACGCCCCCGTCCGGGTGATCGAATTCTCGGATTACCTCTGCCCGCATTGCCGGCGGGTCCAGCCGGCGGCCAGGAGGATCAGGCGGGAGTTCCGGGGGCTCGTTCGGTGGGTCTACATGGATTTTCCGCTGGATATCCACCCGGGCGCCCGGGAGCTGGCCCGGGCCCCGCGCTGCGCCCGGGACCAGGGCAGGTTCTGGGAGTTCCATGAGCGCGTCTTCGCGGCCGACGGGCGGCTCGGCCCGGCGGAGCTCGAGGCCCTGGCCCGGAGCATCGGACTCGACGTCGATCGCTTCCGGGCGTGCCAGGCCGCTAAAGGCCATGCCCGGGAGATCGAACGGGACATCGCCGAGGGAGTAGCCGCGGGCATTTCCGGGACCCCGACCTTCCTGGTCAACGGACAGGATTTCGTCGCCCCGAGCTACATCCAGCTCAAGAGGGCCGTCGAGCAGGCCTTGAAAGACAGGCCGGCTTCCTGA
- a CDS encoding TonB-dependent receptor encodes MSGGRMCRPRLRSLLFFALFVALVSGAFAQRQTGSIKGAIFEADGAPLPGATVSIKSDSMLGELNYVTSTTGDFRFPSVPPGSYNVTVDMPGFKKVTRENVKVLVGATVTVNFTLDVAAVEKEVMVTASSPTIDVVNPKVATVVDTEMLRNLPLARNLTTIVNTVPGAVDSTFHGSTVRGSTYALDGVNINDPVSMTPMTDANYDIIDEVEVATAALPAEVGYTTGAYINVVTLSGGNRFSGGAQVYYTNKHLASSLWTDDQLAAFGVAKPTFDKSSVDASVSLGGPIIKNKLWFFSNYRRAQSESTSAFIGPYTDFLGRTHTSWPYKNYATMGLAKLTYQVSPKMKVMGMFNYSNPHRPVDSSPGAYTTFISTRDFNETSLTGTGTVNYIFNQNAFAEFKLGIARVDSKWHLQEEALDLPIIFNRGTLYSQLGSSGSSNDEELRKRTTAGLSVTYFKDRFLGGSHEIKGGVEFEDAYGDWNIWQKENYSLYYNQNSPYYVDPVNKIGLIYFLAIPSEKGTPQVIDKARRIGAYLQDSWTIAKRLTVNLGLRFDRSWGWKPSVTRGAGSPLSVWVGENVVSPYCQTTYPTVFPDGINPFDTFTTETWNDVMTWNTFSPRFGLTYDPWGDGKTAVKAAFSRYSEYMMIDYFRIVSQLYPRTYGYYWQDMNSNGAPDSSDTWTELGYDYRFMSKDFLSEMLDPNTKSPLTDELTFGINREILKDFSVGGTFIYKNTKNIFEDAMYNVDNGNWMYHPDQAETQEWWVPFTTIIPGAGDYPDTTVTAYFRRLDSPGIWYRASNLSELTRKYRAYEFSFNKRMSDGWQLTGSVVLSKSWGNAGMNYYYSRGWTGIADKPNSFVNATGRLSYDRPLVIKLLGTAQLPWDFVLSAYYTHSSGAPLNRQCQLICPADWAAAHNVRRQYVVINVDAPGTYRWRASDIVDMRLEKEFPLGKFGKVGAYVDILNLLGYTDVSIGVNDVYRYAPLSENTLEEGAVTLDPTYKKISSVSGTRTFKFSLRYSF; translated from the coding sequence ATGAGTGGCGGACGAATGTGCAGACCTCGATTGAGATCTCTCTTGTTTTTTGCTCTTTTTGTCGCTCTGGTTTCCGGAGCCTTCGCTCAGCGTCAGACAGGCTCGATCAAGGGCGCGATCTTTGAAGCCGACGGCGCCCCCCTGCCCGGCGCGACGGTGTCGATCAAATCCGACTCCATGTTGGGCGAGCTCAACTATGTGACCTCGACGACGGGGGATTTTCGGTTCCCGTCCGTCCCGCCGGGGTCGTACAACGTGACGGTCGACATGCCCGGGTTCAAGAAGGTGACCCGGGAGAACGTCAAGGTCCTGGTCGGGGCGACGGTCACCGTGAATTTCACGTTGGACGTGGCCGCCGTGGAGAAGGAAGTCATGGTGACGGCGTCGTCGCCGACGATCGACGTGGTCAACCCCAAGGTCGCCACGGTCGTCGATACCGAGATGCTTCGCAACCTCCCCCTGGCCCGGAACCTCACCACCATCGTCAACACCGTGCCTGGGGCCGTCGACAGCACCTTCCACGGCAGCACGGTCAGGGGCAGCACCTACGCCCTGGACGGCGTCAATATCAATGATCCCGTTTCGATGACCCCCATGACCGACGCGAATTACGACATCATCGACGAGGTCGAGGTCGCCACGGCCGCCCTGCCGGCCGAGGTCGGCTACACGACCGGCGCCTACATCAACGTCGTCACCCTCTCCGGCGGGAACAGGTTCTCGGGCGGAGCCCAGGTCTACTACACCAACAAGCACCTGGCCTCTTCCCTGTGGACCGATGACCAGCTCGCGGCCTTCGGCGTGGCCAAGCCGACCTTCGACAAGAGCTCCGTCGACGCGTCCGTCAGCCTGGGCGGGCCCATCATCAAGAACAAGCTGTGGTTCTTCAGCAATTACCGGCGCGCCCAGAGCGAGTCCACAAGCGCCTTCATCGGGCCCTACACCGACTTCCTGGGCCGGACCCACACCTCCTGGCCTTATAAGAACTACGCCACGATGGGACTGGCCAAGCTGACCTATCAGGTCTCCCCTAAGATGAAGGTCATGGGGATGTTCAACTATTCCAACCCCCATCGGCCCGTGGACAGCTCCCCCGGCGCCTACACGACCTTCATCTCGACCCGGGATTTCAACGAGACCTCGCTGACGGGGACCGGGACCGTCAACTATATCTTCAACCAGAACGCCTTCGCCGAATTCAAGCTCGGCATCGCCCGGGTCGATTCGAAATGGCACCTGCAGGAAGAGGCCCTGGATCTTCCCATCATCTTCAACCGGGGCACGCTCTATTCGCAGCTGGGCTCCTCCGGCAGCTCCAATGACGAGGAACTCCGGAAGAGGACCACGGCGGGGCTGAGCGTGACCTATTTCAAGGACAGGTTCCTCGGCGGGTCCCATGAGATCAAGGGCGGCGTCGAGTTCGAGGACGCTTATGGGGACTGGAATATCTGGCAGAAAGAGAATTACTCCCTCTACTACAACCAGAACAGTCCTTATTACGTCGACCCGGTCAACAAGATCGGATTGATCTATTTCCTGGCCATCCCCTCCGAGAAAGGCACTCCTCAGGTCATCGACAAGGCCCGCAGAATCGGGGCCTACCTCCAGGATTCCTGGACCATCGCCAAGCGGCTGACCGTGAACCTCGGCTTGAGGTTCGACAGGTCCTGGGGCTGGAAGCCGTCCGTGACCCGGGGCGCCGGCTCGCCGCTGTCCGTGTGGGTCGGCGAGAACGTCGTTTCGCCGTACTGCCAGACGACCTATCCCACGGTTTTCCCCGACGGGATCAATCCTTTTGACACCTTCACGACCGAGACCTGGAACGATGTCATGACCTGGAACACGTTCTCTCCGCGGTTCGGTCTGACCTACGATCCCTGGGGCGACGGCAAAACGGCCGTCAAGGCCGCCTTCTCCCGGTACAGCGAATACATGATGATCGATTATTTCCGGATCGTGAGCCAGCTGTACCCCCGCACCTACGGATATTACTGGCAGGATATGAACAGCAACGGCGCGCCCGACAGCTCCGACACGTGGACCGAGCTCGGCTACGACTACCGGTTCATGAGCAAGGATTTCCTGAGCGAGATGCTCGATCCCAACACCAAGTCGCCCCTCACCGACGAACTCACGTTCGGGATCAACCGCGAGATCCTCAAGGACTTCTCCGTCGGCGGCACCTTCATCTACAAGAACACCAAGAATATCTTTGAAGATGCCATGTACAACGTCGACAACGGCAATTGGATGTACCATCCGGACCAGGCGGAAACCCAGGAATGGTGGGTGCCGTTCACGACGATCATCCCCGGCGCCGGGGATTATCCCGACACGACCGTGACCGCCTACTTCCGGCGCCTCGACTCCCCGGGGATCTGGTACCGGGCCTCTAACCTGTCCGAATTGACGAGGAAATACCGGGCCTACGAGTTCAGCTTCAACAAGCGGATGTCGGACGGCTGGCAGCTGACCGGTTCCGTCGTCCTCAGCAAGTCTTGGGGCAACGCCGGCATGAACTACTACTACAGCCGGGGCTGGACCGGGATCGCCGACAAGCCGAACTCCTTCGTCAACGCGACCGGCCGGCTGTCCTATGACAGGCCGCTGGTCATCAAGCTCCTCGGGACGGCCCAGCTGCCCTGGGACTTCGTCCTCAGCGCCTACTACACGCATTCCTCGGGCGCGCCCCTGAACAGGCAATGCCAGCTCATTTGCCCCGCGGATTGGGCGGCGGCGCACAACGTGCGGAGACAGTACGTCGTCATCAACGTCGACGCTCCCGGCACGTACAGATGGCGGGCTTCCGACATCGTCGACATGAGACTCGAGAAGGAATTCCCGCTCGGCAAGTTCGGGAAGGTCGGCGCCTATGTCGACATCCTCAACCTCCTCGGCTATACCGACGTCAGCATCGGGGTGAACGATGTTTATCGTTATGCCCCCTTGTCTGAGAACACTCTCGAGGAGGGCGCCGTGACCCTGGACCCGACCTATAAGAAGATCTCGTCGGTGTCCGGCACAAGAACGTTCAAGTTCAGTCTGAGGTACTCCTTCTAG
- a CDS encoding carbohydrate-binding family 9-like protein translates to MRKPEKYLAKTALLSIMLLAASLGAGAQEPPGRTFALHTTGKMHMDGNLTEPDWQRAEVIGSFLLHPQKTAEKDVTEARILWDDECLYIAFKCHDAHISGTKTERNTAVFEDDCVEAFICPVPRNFERYTNIEINAIGTYNSRVCGERPVEGLAGRPGVTDPTSPRANWFPPGLQIGRSHLGTMNNDTDEDSWWIIEMSIPFKSFEVLGWDRTPADGDVWRYNLYRLGGKVDPQRSSLFPLSEGANNHSPKDFGTLVFRTATWPLREARPGAKGEAVR, encoded by the coding sequence ATGCGCAAACCAGAAAAATATCTGGCGAAAACGGCTTTGCTGTCCATTATGCTGCTGGCCGCATCCCTTGGGGCAGGCGCTCAGGAGCCCCCGGGCCGGACCTTTGCCCTGCACACGACCGGCAAGATGCATATGGACGGGAACCTGACGGAACCGGATTGGCAGCGTGCGGAAGTCATAGGCAGTTTCCTGCTCCATCCCCAGAAGACGGCGGAAAAGGACGTCACCGAAGCCAGGATCCTGTGGGACGACGAGTGCCTTTACATCGCCTTCAAATGCCATGACGCCCATATTTCGGGGACCAAAACGGAACGGAACACGGCCGTGTTCGAGGATGACTGCGTCGAGGCCTTCATTTGCCCGGTGCCCCGGAATTTCGAGCGCTATACGAATATCGAGATCAACGCCATCGGCACCTACAACTCGCGGGTCTGCGGGGAAAGGCCGGTCGAAGGGCTGGCCGGCCGGCCGGGTGTCACCGACCCGACGAGCCCCCGCGCCAACTGGTTCCCGCCGGGGCTCCAGATCGGCCGGTCCCATCTGGGAACGATGAACAACGACACGGACGAGGACTCCTGGTGGATCATCGAGATGAGCATCCCCTTCAAGTCCTTCGAGGTCCTGGGCTGGGATCGGACGCCGGCTGACGGCGACGTCTGGCGCTACAACCTCTACCGCCTCGGCGGCAAGGTCGATCCCCAGAGGAGCAGCCTCTTCCCTCTTTCTGAAGGCGCCAACAACCATTCCCCCAAGGACTTCGGGACGCTCGTCTTCAGGACGGCGACCTGGCCGCTGCGGGAGGCCCGGCCCGGGGCGAAGGGCGAGGCCGTCCGATGA